The following coding sequences lie in one Cloeon dipterum chromosome 1, ieCloDipt1.1, whole genome shotgun sequence genomic window:
- the SIDL gene encoding trafficking protein particle complex subunit 10 isoform X1, producing MNYEESKAVITYTGEGWNANAKSLLEAVGADSFEWRRPLGRGPKHVRVEAALFAAAEAPSNRPMIHTFWSACTDVDTWRSSEKDRVERWIRSIAAGVEWLVVLAAPKVADKARTELKQSERCISSRDPALLRRVRQMLLTAISNEEQRLGQEVRKERERRNEQGWSFGEYLALQEQLAALLGTLKGAEDEALVQYDELDALFTQFVRNASLIGKVNFVLRNGKQQHLNFLSEPPPWLTSFSAPLKEWRGLGIDSNARFAIVNSDASLLQLRVYLFTRQLNLLLKMNQPQQSQKRISSQIAERCLPLLQICSNELRILEVDFPEGAASCWAVQVSLQVLHVCRKYPDQVHSLPAATLCDYACQKLFQLGELLGLMPGGQGPSSAQIDAALWLGAGLGPEPPFGGEQLKEALGSPAAFQNLYLELAELALGTFKHLGRSRSARQLGHQLANFHQLRGDPHLAAAYLSDALTAVEGWPTLEIHILSQLAECLTGEKLAMARARLAASLTLELEVRKQHWHQLLQILKTLDDDGCVMPLEEVFDLVSVTPISGHRQQANVKINSRLPEAVLVNPSLSVQTSLPQVSRKESNPRGRRLRGNFSACLSSEPIKIQPGLNEFILNAQGDLHTGHLSQLSLIMNDKMDFVSAEARLGIIEVKKGEATISVESGQLLARMPQKFQLRFTAGTDGIEEGTEVTIKAPRGLSLGDGGRQIVIELPKTEQGQDTVVTLEAIATPPSAKSTDIEYGLTLTSSLWEQAYPVSVNFTVPVAASVKLHTAMKTKFLQVVVSSTCRQRLMLSDPILELSLGTCTPLPISPKPLTLDPDRPLSYIWQLEIDGPIRAKFNVNLTKDEVNGAYNCEFELAECATMIFVNSKVAAASGAEVCRANAMCHLHLTVEASEAIGHSLMYELLADQSMWAVCGRTAGVLNLDQPSHNLVLEVMPLTSGFLPHPQVRLSKYIPANAGSTHPKLEPFGPGQVYNKSKSLQVHVLPAIQSS from the exons ATGAACTACGAAGAATCCAAGGCTGTCATAActt ACACTGGCGAGGGCTGGAATGCGAATGCCAAGAGCCTTCTGGAGGCCGTGGGGGCGGACTCTTTCGAGTGGCGCCGACCGCTGGGCCGCGGACCAAAGCATGTCCGCGTGGAGGCGGCTCTTTTCGCCGCCGCAGAGGCGCCTTCCAATCGACCTATGATCCACACCTTCTGGAGCGCCTGCACGGACGTAGACACTTGGCGTTCAAGCGAGAAGGACAGAGTGGAGAGGTGGATCAGGTCGATCGCGGCTGGAGTCGAATGGCTCGTCGTCCTGGCTGCGCCAAAGGTGGCTGACAAGGCGCGCACAGAACTTAAACAGTCTGAAAG GTGTATTTCAAGTCGAGACCCAGCTTTGCTTCGGAGAGTACGGCAAATGCTTCTGACAGCCATCAGCAACGAAGAACAGCGCCTCGGCCAAGAGGTTCGCAAAGAGCGTGAGAGGCGGAACGAGCAGGGCTGGAGTTTTGGAGAGTATCTTGCGTTGCAGGAACAGCTGGCTGCGCTTCTTGGAACCCTGAAGGGTGCTGAAGATGAGGCTCTAGTTCAATATGATGAGCTTGATGCCCTTTTCACACAGTTTGTCAGGAATGCTAGTCTCATTGGTAAAGTCAATTTTGTGCTGAGAAATGGGAAGCAACAGCACTTAAATTTTCTATCAGAGCCTCCACCATGGCTTACTTCGTTCAGCGCACCTTTGAAGGAGTGGCGAGGACTAGGGATTGATTCCAACGCCAGATTTGCGATTGTCAACAGCGACGCGTCATTGCTGCAGCTTCGAGTCTATCTGTTTACTAGACAACTGAATCTCCTGCTTAAAATGAATCAACCTCAACag agtcAAAAAAGAATTTCCTCACAGATTGCAGAAAGGTGTCTGCCGCTGCTGCAAATCTGCTCCAACGAACTTCGCATCCTTGAAGTCGATTTTCCGGAAGGCGCGGCCTCCTGCTGGGCTGTGCAGGTGTCTCTTCAGGTGCTGCACGTCTGCCGAAAGTATCCCGACCAAGTGCACTCGCTGCCAGCAGCCACCCTCTGTGACTATGCGTGCCAAAAACTGTTTCAACTTGGCGAGCTGCTTGGCCTGATGCCAGGCGGACAGGGCCCTTCCAGCGCCCAGATTGACGCTGCGCTGTGGCTTGGGGCCGGTTTGGGGCCGGAACCGCCTTTCGGTGGCGAGCAGTTGAAAGAAGCCCTTGGTTCACCAGCAGCTTTTCAAAACCTCTACCTGGAACTGGCCGAGTTGGCGCTGGGCACGTTCAAGCACCTCGGCCGCAGCCGCTCCGCCAGGCAGCTCGGTCACCAGCTGGCCAACTTCCACCAGCTCAGAGGGGATCCACACCTGGCCGCGGCCTATCTGTCAGACGCCTTGACTGCTGTGGAGGGCTGGCCAACGCTGGAGATCCACATCCTGAGCCAACTGGCCGAGTGCTTGACTGGGGAAAAACTGGCCATGGCCAGAGCACGGCTTGCGGCCAGCCTAACTCTAGAGTTAGAGGTTCGCAAACAGCACTGGCACCAGCTGCTGCAAATTCTCAAAACTCTAGATGATGATG GCTGCGTTATGCCTCTGGAAGAGGTTTTTGATCTGGTTTCTGTCACACCAATCAGTGGACACAGGCAGCAAGCCAATGTGAAAATAAACTCGCGCCTCCCTGAGGCTGTGTTAGTGAATCCGTCACTGTCTGTTCAAACATCCCTGCCACAAGTGTCTAGAAAAGAAAGCAACCCAAGGGGACGCAGACTGAGAGGAAATTTCTCTGCCTGTTTGTCATCGgagccaattaaaattcaacctggactaaatgaattcattttaaatgcacAA GGAGATTTGCACACAGGACATTTGAGTCAACTGTCCTTAATAATGAACGACAAGATGGATTTTGTCAGTGCTGAAGCCAGACTGGGGATAATCGAAGTGAAGAAAGGGGAGGCTACGATATCAGTTGAGAGTGGACAGCTTTTGGCTAGGATGCCCCAAAAGTTCCAACTCCGCTTTACTGCTGGGACAGATGGGATTGAGGAG GGTACTGAAGTCACCATCAAAGCCCCAAGAGGACTGAGCCTAGGGGACGGAGGAAGGCAGATTGTGATAGAGCTGCCAAAAACTGAACAAGGACAGGATACTGTCGTAACTTTAGAGGCCATCGCTACGCCACCCTCAGCCAAGTCAACTGACATTGAATATGgg CTCACCCTAACCTCAAGCTTGTGGGAACAAGCATACCCAGTTTCCGTGAATTTCACCGTACCAGTGGCCGCCTCAGTCAAACTACACACGGCCATGAAGACAAAATTCCTGCAGGTGGTCGTGTCGTCCACGTGCCGGCAGCGGCTGATGCTGTCAGATCCCATCCTGGAGCTTTCTCTCGGCACTTGCACGCCACTGCCCATCAGCCCCAAACCGCTCACCCTCGACCCGGACCGACCTCTTAGTTATATCTGGCAGCTTGAGATTGACGGCCCTATTCGTGCAAAGTTCAACGTGAATCTGACCAAGGATGAAGTCAACGGCGCCTATAACTGCGAGTTTGAGCTGGCCGAGTGCGCCACCATGATCTTTGTTAATTCCAAGGTCGCGGCTGCCTCGGGGGCGGAGGTTTGCCGCGCTAACGCCATGTGCCACTTACACCTGACTGTGGAGGCGTCCGAAGCCATCGGCCACTCGCTAATGTACGAACTGTTGGCAGACCAGAGCATGTGGGCAGTGTGTGGCCGAACGGCGGGCGTTCTCAACCTGGATCAGCCCAGCCATAACCTGGTGCTTGAGGTGATGCCGTTGACATCTGGCTTTCTCCCTCATCCCCAAGTGAGACTTTCAAAGTATATCCCAG CAAATGCTGGATCTACACATCCCAAACTGGAACCTTTTGGGCCTGGGCAAGTGTACAACAAGAGCAAGTCCCTCCAAGTTCACGTTTTGCCAGCTATCCAGTCCAGTTAA
- the SIDL gene encoding trafficking protein particle complex subunit 10 isoform X2 codes for MNYEESKAVITYTGEGWNANAKSLLEAVGADSFEWRRPLGRGPKHVRVEAALFAAAEAPSNRPMIHTFWSACTDVDTWRSSEKDRVERWIRSIAAGVEWLVVLAAPKVADKARTELKQSERCISSRDPALLRRVRQMLLTAISNEEQRLGQEVRKERERRNEQGWSFGEYLALQEQLAALLGTLKGAEDEALVQYDELDALFTQFVRNASLIGKVNFVLRNGKQQHLNFLSEPPPWLTSFSAPLKEWRGLGIDSNARFAIVNSDASLLQLRVYLFTRQLNLLLKMNQPQQIAERCLPLLQICSNELRILEVDFPEGAASCWAVQVSLQVLHVCRKYPDQVHSLPAATLCDYACQKLFQLGELLGLMPGGQGPSSAQIDAALWLGAGLGPEPPFGGEQLKEALGSPAAFQNLYLELAELALGTFKHLGRSRSARQLGHQLANFHQLRGDPHLAAAYLSDALTAVEGWPTLEIHILSQLAECLTGEKLAMARARLAASLTLELEVRKQHWHQLLQILKTLDDDGCVMPLEEVFDLVSVTPISGHRQQANVKINSRLPEAVLVNPSLSVQTSLPQVSRKESNPRGRRLRGNFSACLSSEPIKIQPGLNEFILNAQGDLHTGHLSQLSLIMNDKMDFVSAEARLGIIEVKKGEATISVESGQLLARMPQKFQLRFTAGTDGIEEGTEVTIKAPRGLSLGDGGRQIVIELPKTEQGQDTVVTLEAIATPPSAKSTDIEYGLTLTSSLWEQAYPVSVNFTVPVAASVKLHTAMKTKFLQVVVSSTCRQRLMLSDPILELSLGTCTPLPISPKPLTLDPDRPLSYIWQLEIDGPIRAKFNVNLTKDEVNGAYNCEFELAECATMIFVNSKVAAASGAEVCRANAMCHLHLTVEASEAIGHSLMYELLADQSMWAVCGRTAGVLNLDQPSHNLVLEVMPLTSGFLPHPQVRLSKYIPANAGSTHPKLEPFGPGQVYNKSKSLQVHVLPAIQSS; via the exons ATGAACTACGAAGAATCCAAGGCTGTCATAActt ACACTGGCGAGGGCTGGAATGCGAATGCCAAGAGCCTTCTGGAGGCCGTGGGGGCGGACTCTTTCGAGTGGCGCCGACCGCTGGGCCGCGGACCAAAGCATGTCCGCGTGGAGGCGGCTCTTTTCGCCGCCGCAGAGGCGCCTTCCAATCGACCTATGATCCACACCTTCTGGAGCGCCTGCACGGACGTAGACACTTGGCGTTCAAGCGAGAAGGACAGAGTGGAGAGGTGGATCAGGTCGATCGCGGCTGGAGTCGAATGGCTCGTCGTCCTGGCTGCGCCAAAGGTGGCTGACAAGGCGCGCACAGAACTTAAACAGTCTGAAAG GTGTATTTCAAGTCGAGACCCAGCTTTGCTTCGGAGAGTACGGCAAATGCTTCTGACAGCCATCAGCAACGAAGAACAGCGCCTCGGCCAAGAGGTTCGCAAAGAGCGTGAGAGGCGGAACGAGCAGGGCTGGAGTTTTGGAGAGTATCTTGCGTTGCAGGAACAGCTGGCTGCGCTTCTTGGAACCCTGAAGGGTGCTGAAGATGAGGCTCTAGTTCAATATGATGAGCTTGATGCCCTTTTCACACAGTTTGTCAGGAATGCTAGTCTCATTGGTAAAGTCAATTTTGTGCTGAGAAATGGGAAGCAACAGCACTTAAATTTTCTATCAGAGCCTCCACCATGGCTTACTTCGTTCAGCGCACCTTTGAAGGAGTGGCGAGGACTAGGGATTGATTCCAACGCCAGATTTGCGATTGTCAACAGCGACGCGTCATTGCTGCAGCTTCGAGTCTATCTGTTTACTAGACAACTGAATCTCCTGCTTAAAATGAATCAACCTCAACag ATTGCAGAAAGGTGTCTGCCGCTGCTGCAAATCTGCTCCAACGAACTTCGCATCCTTGAAGTCGATTTTCCGGAAGGCGCGGCCTCCTGCTGGGCTGTGCAGGTGTCTCTTCAGGTGCTGCACGTCTGCCGAAAGTATCCCGACCAAGTGCACTCGCTGCCAGCAGCCACCCTCTGTGACTATGCGTGCCAAAAACTGTTTCAACTTGGCGAGCTGCTTGGCCTGATGCCAGGCGGACAGGGCCCTTCCAGCGCCCAGATTGACGCTGCGCTGTGGCTTGGGGCCGGTTTGGGGCCGGAACCGCCTTTCGGTGGCGAGCAGTTGAAAGAAGCCCTTGGTTCACCAGCAGCTTTTCAAAACCTCTACCTGGAACTGGCCGAGTTGGCGCTGGGCACGTTCAAGCACCTCGGCCGCAGCCGCTCCGCCAGGCAGCTCGGTCACCAGCTGGCCAACTTCCACCAGCTCAGAGGGGATCCACACCTGGCCGCGGCCTATCTGTCAGACGCCTTGACTGCTGTGGAGGGCTGGCCAACGCTGGAGATCCACATCCTGAGCCAACTGGCCGAGTGCTTGACTGGGGAAAAACTGGCCATGGCCAGAGCACGGCTTGCGGCCAGCCTAACTCTAGAGTTAGAGGTTCGCAAACAGCACTGGCACCAGCTGCTGCAAATTCTCAAAACTCTAGATGATGATG GCTGCGTTATGCCTCTGGAAGAGGTTTTTGATCTGGTTTCTGTCACACCAATCAGTGGACACAGGCAGCAAGCCAATGTGAAAATAAACTCGCGCCTCCCTGAGGCTGTGTTAGTGAATCCGTCACTGTCTGTTCAAACATCCCTGCCACAAGTGTCTAGAAAAGAAAGCAACCCAAGGGGACGCAGACTGAGAGGAAATTTCTCTGCCTGTTTGTCATCGgagccaattaaaattcaacctggactaaatgaattcattttaaatgcacAA GGAGATTTGCACACAGGACATTTGAGTCAACTGTCCTTAATAATGAACGACAAGATGGATTTTGTCAGTGCTGAAGCCAGACTGGGGATAATCGAAGTGAAGAAAGGGGAGGCTACGATATCAGTTGAGAGTGGACAGCTTTTGGCTAGGATGCCCCAAAAGTTCCAACTCCGCTTTACTGCTGGGACAGATGGGATTGAGGAG GGTACTGAAGTCACCATCAAAGCCCCAAGAGGACTGAGCCTAGGGGACGGAGGAAGGCAGATTGTGATAGAGCTGCCAAAAACTGAACAAGGACAGGATACTGTCGTAACTTTAGAGGCCATCGCTACGCCACCCTCAGCCAAGTCAACTGACATTGAATATGgg CTCACCCTAACCTCAAGCTTGTGGGAACAAGCATACCCAGTTTCCGTGAATTTCACCGTACCAGTGGCCGCCTCAGTCAAACTACACACGGCCATGAAGACAAAATTCCTGCAGGTGGTCGTGTCGTCCACGTGCCGGCAGCGGCTGATGCTGTCAGATCCCATCCTGGAGCTTTCTCTCGGCACTTGCACGCCACTGCCCATCAGCCCCAAACCGCTCACCCTCGACCCGGACCGACCTCTTAGTTATATCTGGCAGCTTGAGATTGACGGCCCTATTCGTGCAAAGTTCAACGTGAATCTGACCAAGGATGAAGTCAACGGCGCCTATAACTGCGAGTTTGAGCTGGCCGAGTGCGCCACCATGATCTTTGTTAATTCCAAGGTCGCGGCTGCCTCGGGGGCGGAGGTTTGCCGCGCTAACGCCATGTGCCACTTACACCTGACTGTGGAGGCGTCCGAAGCCATCGGCCACTCGCTAATGTACGAACTGTTGGCAGACCAGAGCATGTGGGCAGTGTGTGGCCGAACGGCGGGCGTTCTCAACCTGGATCAGCCCAGCCATAACCTGGTGCTTGAGGTGATGCCGTTGACATCTGGCTTTCTCCCTCATCCCCAAGTGAGACTTTCAAAGTATATCCCAG CAAATGCTGGATCTACACATCCCAAACTGGAACCTTTTGGGCCTGGGCAAGTGTACAACAAGAGCAAGTCCCTCCAAGTTCACGTTTTGCCAGCTATCCAGTCCAGTTAA
- the SIDL gene encoding trafficking protein particle complex subunit 10 isoform X3, whose translation MNYEESKAVITYTGEGWNANAKSLLEAVGADSFEWRRPLGRGPKHVRVEAALFAAAEAPSNRPMIHTFWSACTDVDTWRSSEKDRVERWIRSIAAGVEWLVVLAAPKVADKARTELKQSERCISSRDPALLRRVRQMLLTAISNEEQRLGQEVRKERERRNEQGWSFGEYLALQEQLAALLGTLKGAEDEALVQYDELDALFTQFVRNASLIEPPPWLTSFSAPLKEWRGLGIDSNARFAIVNSDASLLQLRVYLFTRQLNLLLKMNQPQQSQKRISSQIAERCLPLLQICSNELRILEVDFPEGAASCWAVQVSLQVLHVCRKYPDQVHSLPAATLCDYACQKLFQLGELLGLMPGGQGPSSAQIDAALWLGAGLGPEPPFGGEQLKEALGSPAAFQNLYLELAELALGTFKHLGRSRSARQLGHQLANFHQLRGDPHLAAAYLSDALTAVEGWPTLEIHILSQLAECLTGEKLAMARARLAASLTLELEVRKQHWHQLLQILKTLDDDGCVMPLEEVFDLVSVTPISGHRQQANVKINSRLPEAVLVNPSLSVQTSLPQVSRKESNPRGRRLRGNFSACLSSEPIKIQPGLNEFILNAQGDLHTGHLSQLSLIMNDKMDFVSAEARLGIIEVKKGEATISVESGQLLARMPQKFQLRFTAGTDGIEEGTEVTIKAPRGLSLGDGGRQIVIELPKTEQGQDTVVTLEAIATPPSAKSTDIEYGLTLTSSLWEQAYPVSVNFTVPVAASVKLHTAMKTKFLQVVVSSTCRQRLMLSDPILELSLGTCTPLPISPKPLTLDPDRPLSYIWQLEIDGPIRAKFNVNLTKDEVNGAYNCEFELAECATMIFVNSKVAAASGAEVCRANAMCHLHLTVEASEAIGHSLMYELLADQSMWAVCGRTAGVLNLDQPSHNLVLEVMPLTSGFLPHPQVRLSKYIPANAGSTHPKLEPFGPGQVYNKSKSLQVHVLPAIQSS comes from the exons ATGAACTACGAAGAATCCAAGGCTGTCATAActt ACACTGGCGAGGGCTGGAATGCGAATGCCAAGAGCCTTCTGGAGGCCGTGGGGGCGGACTCTTTCGAGTGGCGCCGACCGCTGGGCCGCGGACCAAAGCATGTCCGCGTGGAGGCGGCTCTTTTCGCCGCCGCAGAGGCGCCTTCCAATCGACCTATGATCCACACCTTCTGGAGCGCCTGCACGGACGTAGACACTTGGCGTTCAAGCGAGAAGGACAGAGTGGAGAGGTGGATCAGGTCGATCGCGGCTGGAGTCGAATGGCTCGTCGTCCTGGCTGCGCCAAAGGTGGCTGACAAGGCGCGCACAGAACTTAAACAGTCTGAAAG GTGTATTTCAAGTCGAGACCCAGCTTTGCTTCGGAGAGTACGGCAAATGCTTCTGACAGCCATCAGCAACGAAGAACAGCGCCTCGGCCAAGAGGTTCGCAAAGAGCGTGAGAGGCGGAACGAGCAGGGCTGGAGTTTTGGAGAGTATCTTGCGTTGCAGGAACAGCTGGCTGCGCTTCTTGGAACCCTGAAGGGTGCTGAAGATGAGGCTCTAGTTCAATATGATGAGCTTGATGCCCTTTTCACACAGTTTGTCAGGAATGCTAGTCTCATTG AGCCTCCACCATGGCTTACTTCGTTCAGCGCACCTTTGAAGGAGTGGCGAGGACTAGGGATTGATTCCAACGCCAGATTTGCGATTGTCAACAGCGACGCGTCATTGCTGCAGCTTCGAGTCTATCTGTTTACTAGACAACTGAATCTCCTGCTTAAAATGAATCAACCTCAACag agtcAAAAAAGAATTTCCTCACAGATTGCAGAAAGGTGTCTGCCGCTGCTGCAAATCTGCTCCAACGAACTTCGCATCCTTGAAGTCGATTTTCCGGAAGGCGCGGCCTCCTGCTGGGCTGTGCAGGTGTCTCTTCAGGTGCTGCACGTCTGCCGAAAGTATCCCGACCAAGTGCACTCGCTGCCAGCAGCCACCCTCTGTGACTATGCGTGCCAAAAACTGTTTCAACTTGGCGAGCTGCTTGGCCTGATGCCAGGCGGACAGGGCCCTTCCAGCGCCCAGATTGACGCTGCGCTGTGGCTTGGGGCCGGTTTGGGGCCGGAACCGCCTTTCGGTGGCGAGCAGTTGAAAGAAGCCCTTGGTTCACCAGCAGCTTTTCAAAACCTCTACCTGGAACTGGCCGAGTTGGCGCTGGGCACGTTCAAGCACCTCGGCCGCAGCCGCTCCGCCAGGCAGCTCGGTCACCAGCTGGCCAACTTCCACCAGCTCAGAGGGGATCCACACCTGGCCGCGGCCTATCTGTCAGACGCCTTGACTGCTGTGGAGGGCTGGCCAACGCTGGAGATCCACATCCTGAGCCAACTGGCCGAGTGCTTGACTGGGGAAAAACTGGCCATGGCCAGAGCACGGCTTGCGGCCAGCCTAACTCTAGAGTTAGAGGTTCGCAAACAGCACTGGCACCAGCTGCTGCAAATTCTCAAAACTCTAGATGATGATG GCTGCGTTATGCCTCTGGAAGAGGTTTTTGATCTGGTTTCTGTCACACCAATCAGTGGACACAGGCAGCAAGCCAATGTGAAAATAAACTCGCGCCTCCCTGAGGCTGTGTTAGTGAATCCGTCACTGTCTGTTCAAACATCCCTGCCACAAGTGTCTAGAAAAGAAAGCAACCCAAGGGGACGCAGACTGAGAGGAAATTTCTCTGCCTGTTTGTCATCGgagccaattaaaattcaacctggactaaatgaattcattttaaatgcacAA GGAGATTTGCACACAGGACATTTGAGTCAACTGTCCTTAATAATGAACGACAAGATGGATTTTGTCAGTGCTGAAGCCAGACTGGGGATAATCGAAGTGAAGAAAGGGGAGGCTACGATATCAGTTGAGAGTGGACAGCTTTTGGCTAGGATGCCCCAAAAGTTCCAACTCCGCTTTACTGCTGGGACAGATGGGATTGAGGAG GGTACTGAAGTCACCATCAAAGCCCCAAGAGGACTGAGCCTAGGGGACGGAGGAAGGCAGATTGTGATAGAGCTGCCAAAAACTGAACAAGGACAGGATACTGTCGTAACTTTAGAGGCCATCGCTACGCCACCCTCAGCCAAGTCAACTGACATTGAATATGgg CTCACCCTAACCTCAAGCTTGTGGGAACAAGCATACCCAGTTTCCGTGAATTTCACCGTACCAGTGGCCGCCTCAGTCAAACTACACACGGCCATGAAGACAAAATTCCTGCAGGTGGTCGTGTCGTCCACGTGCCGGCAGCGGCTGATGCTGTCAGATCCCATCCTGGAGCTTTCTCTCGGCACTTGCACGCCACTGCCCATCAGCCCCAAACCGCTCACCCTCGACCCGGACCGACCTCTTAGTTATATCTGGCAGCTTGAGATTGACGGCCCTATTCGTGCAAAGTTCAACGTGAATCTGACCAAGGATGAAGTCAACGGCGCCTATAACTGCGAGTTTGAGCTGGCCGAGTGCGCCACCATGATCTTTGTTAATTCCAAGGTCGCGGCTGCCTCGGGGGCGGAGGTTTGCCGCGCTAACGCCATGTGCCACTTACACCTGACTGTGGAGGCGTCCGAAGCCATCGGCCACTCGCTAATGTACGAACTGTTGGCAGACCAGAGCATGTGGGCAGTGTGTGGCCGAACGGCGGGCGTTCTCAACCTGGATCAGCCCAGCCATAACCTGGTGCTTGAGGTGATGCCGTTGACATCTGGCTTTCTCCCTCATCCCCAAGTGAGACTTTCAAAGTATATCCCAG CAAATGCTGGATCTACACATCCCAAACTGGAACCTTTTGGGCCTGGGCAAGTGTACAACAAGAGCAAGTCCCTCCAAGTTCACGTTTTGCCAGCTATCCAGTCCAGTTAA